One Blastocatellia bacterium DNA window includes the following coding sequences:
- a CDS encoding rod shape-determining protein, with the protein MLRERIKRYIAKQFRRIFAERVAVDLGTVNTLIYTEKRGIVLNEPSAIAVNKYTGQIITVGHEALNMLGREPIDTVVHRPMRDGTIADFDLAEKMLHEFFRRANVGKIGKSGKLLHIVTATPSMSTSVERRALKAAARGAGGRWVSMIEEGLAAAVGANAILGNSNAHMVVDIGGGTSNIIIASASGIIKSSSIPVAGNELNQAIIELLARKHRLQIGEQAAESIKMKLATALEPTEPEELKVIGKAVPGHAVKEISIDSEELFQALDKFLQTIISEIRTILEQVPPNVAVDIYSYGIVLSGGGALLRNLDKRLSNEFELPVHVAERPLEAVVKGAGKLMAYDNLLERYRIHDETLEWETANTPSYGIVN; encoded by the coding sequence ATGTTACGAGAAAGAATTAAACGCTATATTGCAAAGCAATTTCGTCGTATTTTTGCTGAACGAGTAGCGGTAGATTTAGGAACAGTAAACACCTTAATTTATACAGAAAAACGTGGAATTGTATTAAATGAACCTTCTGCAATTGCTGTAAATAAATATACTGGTCAAATAATTACAGTTGGTCATGAAGCCTTAAATATGTTAGGACGTGAGCCAATAGATACTGTAGTTCATAGACCTATGAGAGATGGAACGATTGCTGATTTTGACCTAGCAGAAAAAATGCTACATGAATTTTTCCGACGTGCTAATGTTGGCAAAATTGGTAAAAGCGGCAAATTGCTACATATTGTTACTGCAACACCTAGTATGTCTACTAGCGTTGAGCGTAGAGCATTAAAGGCTGCTGCACGTGGTGCAGGTGGGCGATGGGTCTCAATGATTGAAGAGGGACTAGCGGCGGCTGTAGGTGCTAATGCAATTTTAGGTAATTCTAATGCTCATATGGTAGTTGATATTGGTGGTGGTACAAGTAATATAATTATTGCTTCTGCTTCTGGTATTATTAAATCTTCTTCTATTCCTGTAGCAGGTAATGAGCTAAATCAAGCAATTATTGAACTTCTAGCACGTAAACATCGCTTACAAATTGGAGAACAAGCCGCAGAATCTATAAAAATGAAACTTGCCACCGCCCTAGAACCTACAGAGCCAGAAGAATTAAAAGTTATTGGTAAAGCTGTCCCAGGTCATGCAGTTAAAGAAATCAGCATTGATAGCGAAGAACTTTTTCAAGCACTAGATAAATTCTTGCAAACTATTATTAGTGAAATTCGCACAATACTAGAGCAAGTACCTCCTAATGTAGCAGTAGATATTTATAGTTATGGAATTGTCTTAAGTGGTGGAGGGGCATTGTTACGCAATTTGGATAAGCGTTTAAGCAATGAATTTGAGCTACCTGTTCATGTAGCAGAACGTCCCCTGGAAGCGGTAGTAAAAGGCGCAGGAAAGCTAATGGCTTATGATAATTTACTAGAACGCTATAGAATACATGATGAAACTCTAGAATGGGAAACAGCTAATACTCCTAGTTATGGGATTGTAAATTAA
- a CDS encoding insulinase family protein, translated as MIENQVNKTTLDNGLVIISESISYVRSVSLGIWVCAGSRHESALENGISHFIEHAVFKGTSKRTSRQIATQADILGGGLDAFTSQDVTNFYIRVLDCHLSEGFDLLADIITNPTFSPVELEKERGVILEEIKMVDDTPDELVYDLFASSFWPNHPLGRPIQGTAESVGNFTRNEIINYYQKTYYPENILICATGNLCHQELVELAQKYFGHLKPETEKLLISTPKTEYKISVHKKRNLEQTHIVLASDFPVIHSPKRYACNVFNSILGGGLSSRLFQTIREEHGLAYSVFSSIDSFTDIGCLSIYLAVANKQVNKAIEYVLQEIIKLKENIVSLEELNTTKEQIKTALLISNDSISSKMTSLANNHMLFTRNITINEVITEIDKVSQEEIQEIAQNTFQKNKLAITILGANDKVKLDLAHLGY; from the coding sequence ATGATAGAAAATCAAGTAAATAAAACAACTTTAGATAATGGTCTAGTAATCATCAGCGAATCAATAAGTTATGTTCGTTCGGTGAGCCTAGGAATTTGGGTTTGTGCTGGCTCACGTCATGAATCAGCATTAGAAAATGGGATTTCCCATTTTATTGAGCATGCTGTTTTTAAAGGTACTTCTAAACGCACAAGCAGACAAATTGCTACACAAGCTGATATTTTAGGTGGCGGACTAGATGCTTTTACTAGTCAAGATGTTACTAATTTTTATATAAGAGTTTTGGATTGTCATTTATCAGAAGGCTTTGACCTATTAGCTGATATTATTACTAATCCAACATTCTCCCCTGTTGAGTTAGAAAAAGAGCGTGGTGTAATCCTAGAAGAAATTAAAATGGTGGATGATACACCTGATGAGCTAGTTTATGACCTTTTTGCTAGTTCATTTTGGCCCAATCATCCTTTGGGCCGACCCATCCAAGGTACAGCCGAAAGCGTCGGCAATTTTACTAGAAACGAAATAATTAATTATTATCAAAAAACTTACTATCCTGAAAATATTTTGATTTGTGCTACAGGAAATCTTTGCCATCAAGAGCTAGTAGAACTTGCCCAAAAATATTTTGGACATCTAAAACCAGAAACAGAAAAATTATTAATATCTACTCCTAAAACTGAATATAAAATATCTGTCCATAAAAAAAGAAATTTAGAACAAACTCATATTGTTTTAGCTAGTGACTTTCCTGTCATACATTCACCTAAGCGTTATGCTTGCAATGTTTTTAATAGTATTTTAGGGGGCGGACTAAGTTCTAGGTTATTTCAAACAATTAGAGAAGAACATGGTTTAGCTTATTCAGTATTTTCTTCTATAGACTCTTTTACTGACATTGGTTGTTTATCCATTTATTTAGCTGTTGCAAATAAACAAGTAAATAAAGCTATTGAGTATGTTTTACAGGAAATTATTAAGCTAAAAGAAAATATAGTTTCCTTAGAAGAGCTTAATACAACTAAAGAACAAATTAAAACCGCATTACTTATAAGCAATGACTCTATTTCTAGCAAAATGACTAGCTTAGCAAATAATCATATGCTATTTACTAGAAATATTACTATTAATGAAGTAATTACAGAAATTGATAAGGTTAGCCAAGAAGAAATCCAAGAAATTGCACAAAATACTTTTCAAAAAAATAAACTAGCAATTACTATCTTGGGAGCTAATGATAAAGTTAAGTTAGATTTAGCTCATTTAGGCTATTAA
- a CDS encoding MBL fold metallo-hydrolase, with amino-acid sequence MRFNVLASGSSGNATLISTGKTSVLVDCGLSARELVKRVEMVGSRIQDISAIIITHEHSDHVRALKTLAKKLNIYVYISPVAFDYLKLTSEPSIKLAEKLIPNQPFEIGDLQFWSVPVPHDSVDPLVFTIESKGSKMAIVTDLGYIPKQVAKYLIGCDALVLEANHEVEMLRISSYPWATKQRILGQNGHLSNNEMARFLREDFDQKAQYLILAHLSEQNNHPELAKLAAMTALNDKTPLFASLAENRVLTAFPDRPLGWIDL; translated from the coding sequence ATGCGCTTTAACGTTTTAGCTAGCGGTAGCAGTGGTAACGCCACTTTAATTAGCACAGGAAAAACTTCTGTGTTAGTCGATTGTGGGTTGTCGGCTCGTGAACTGGTAAAACGTGTTGAAATGGTTGGAAGCAGAATTCAAGACATTAGCGCGATAATAATCACTCATGAACATAGCGATCATGTTCGTGCATTAAAAACCTTAGCTAAAAAACTTAATATTTATGTTTATATTTCTCCTGTAGCTTTTGACTACTTAAAGTTAACTTCTGAACCATCAATAAAATTAGCAGAAAAACTAATACCTAACCAACCTTTTGAAATTGGAGACCTACAGTTTTGGTCTGTTCCCGTCCCACACGATAGCGTAGATCCATTAGTTTTTACTATTGAAAGTAAAGGCTCTAAAATGGCAATTGTTACTGATCTAGGTTATATCCCTAAACAAGTAGCAAAATATTTAATAGGTTGTGATGCTTTAGTATTAGAAGCTAATCATGAAGTAGAAATGTTACGTATAAGCTCATATCCTTGGGCAACTAAGCAAAGAATTTTAGGCCAAAATGGGCATCTTTCTAATAATGAGATGGCTAGATTTTTGCGAGAAGATTTTGATCAGAAAGCACAATATTTAATCCTCGCCCATTTAAGCGAGCAAAATAACCATCCAGAGTTAGCTAAGTTAGCAGCAATGACAGCATTAAATGATAAAACTCCTTTATTTGCATCACTAGCAGAAAATCGGGTTTTAACAGCTTTTCCTGATCGTCCATTAGGCTGGATAGATTTATAA
- a CDS encoding adenylosuccinate lyase, translating to MIPRYTLPEMGRIWTEENKFQKWLDVEIAVCEVHAEMGTIPASALAVIKEKAKFDVKRIAEIEETTRHDVIAFTTCLAEFIGPESRYVHFGLTSSDVVDTANALVLIEALNLIIDTANKLSNTLRKRAFEFKDTVMIGRTHGIHAEPTTFGLVLALYYAENKRNLQRLERAKEAISVGKISGAVGTFAHLDPEVEEKVCQRLGLKAAPISTQVIQRDRYAEVLSTLAITTASLEKIALEIRHLQRSEVGEAQEFFGSGQKGSSAMPHKRNPIVSEQICGLARVVRANAQAAFENIALWHERDISHSSVERIILADSHILTDYLLHRTNKLINKLIVHPKQMQKNLHLMQGVIFSGQLLLELTRHGLTREDAYKLVQNNAMRVWDEKVNFHDLILADTEINKILSTSEINAIFDLKVQLRNVEKIFNRVFAN from the coding sequence ATGATTCCGCGCTATACCCTACCAGAAATGGGAAGGATTTGGACAGAAGAAAATAAATTTCAAAAGTGGTTAGATGTAGAAATAGCAGTTTGTGAAGTACATGCAGAAATGGGAACAATTCCTGCTTCCGCGCTTGCTGTTATCAAAGAAAAAGCTAAATTTGATGTAAAACGTATTGCTGAAATTGAAGAAACTACTCGCCATGATGTAATTGCTTTTACTACCTGCTTAGCAGAATTTATTGGCCCAGAGTCGCGCTATGTTCATTTTGGGTTAACTTCCTCAGATGTTGTAGACACTGCCAACGCATTAGTTTTAATAGAAGCCTTAAATTTAATAATTGATACTGCTAACAAATTAAGTAACACTTTACGTAAGCGGGCTTTTGAATTTAAAGATACTGTAATGATTGGCCGTACTCATGGAATACACGCTGAACCAACTACATTTGGACTGGTTTTAGCTCTTTACTATGCTGAAAACAAACGTAATTTACAAAGACTTGAGCGAGCAAAAGAAGCTATTAGCGTTGGCAAAATCTCTGGTGCAGTAGGTACTTTTGCGCATCTTGATCCAGAAGTTGAAGAGAAAGTTTGTCAACGTTTAGGCTTAAAAGCAGCACCTATTTCAACCCAAGTAATCCAACGAGACCGCTATGCAGAAGTTTTATCCACACTTGCTATTACTACTGCTAGTTTAGAAAAAATTGCTTTAGAAATTCGTCATCTTCAACGTAGCGAAGTAGGCGAGGCACAAGAATTTTTTGGTAGTGGGCAAAAAGGCTCTTCAGCAATGCCTCATAAGCGCAACCCTATTGTTTCTGAACAAATTTGCGGCCTAGCCCGTGTTGTTAGAGCCAATGCTCAAGCAGCATTTGAAAATATTGCTCTTTGGCATGAAAGAGATATCTCCCACTCCTCCGTTGAAAGAATCATTCTAGCTGATAGCCATATTTTGACTGATTATTTATTACATCGCACTAATAAGCTAATAAATAAACTTATTGTTCATCCAAAACAAATGCAAAAAAACTTACACTTAATGCAAGGTGTGATTTTTTCTGGTCAACTACTTTTAGAATTAACTCGTCATGGACTCACTAGAGAAGATGCTTATAAATTAGTCCAAAATAATGCTATGCGGGTTTGGGATGAAAAAGTCAATTTCCATGACTTAATACTTGCAGACACGGAAATTAATAAAATTCTCTCTACAAGCGAAATTAATGCTATTTTTGACTTAAAAGTACAACTACGTAATGTAGAAAAAATATTTAATCGTGTTTTTGCAAATTAA
- the purS gene encoding phosphoribosylformylglycinamidine synthase subunit PurS, giving the protein MKAKVYVTLKNGVLDPQGKAIHQAIKTIGYGSVADIRQGKYFEVALRDDISLIDAQQEVNQLAHSILANPVIEDYKIEIES; this is encoded by the coding sequence ATGAAAGCAAAAGTATATGTTACATTAAAAAATGGAGTTTTAGACCCCCAAGGCAAAGCAATCCATCAAGCAATAAAAACCATAGGTTATGGGTCTGTTGCCGACATCAGGCAAGGAAAATATTTTGAAGTAGCTTTAAGAGATGATATTTCCCTTATAGACGCTCAACAAGAAGTTAACCAACTAGCACACTCAATTTTAGCTAACCCTGTAATTGAAGATTACAAAATAGAAATAGAAAGTTAA
- the purQ gene encoding phosphoribosylformylglycinamidine synthase subunit PurQ has product MKFGVVIFPGSNCDHDTYHVISKVVGQPVQFIWHQATTLDDCDVVILPGGFSYGDYLRCGALASLSPVMKSIKEFASRGGLVLGICNGFQILCEAGLLPGTLLRNRDLKFICDYSYVKVENNQGAFVNSYNAGDVLNLPIAHNEGNYFCDPDDLAMLKEKNCILFRYCSKNGEVTDKFNPNGSLENIAGITNKEKNVLGMMPHPERASEEILGNIDGRAIFYSLNLHMAEVDKKRR; this is encoded by the coding sequence ATGAAATTTGGGGTAGTTATTTTCCCAGGCTCTAATTGTGATCACGATACTTATCATGTGATTAGCAAAGTTGTTGGTCAACCAGTCCAGTTTATTTGGCATCAAGCCACTACACTAGATGATTGCGATGTGGTTATTTTACCAGGTGGATTTTCCTATGGTGATTACTTAAGATGTGGAGCATTAGCTAGTCTTTCGCCAGTTATGAAATCAATAAAAGAGTTTGCTAGTCGTGGAGGTTTAGTTTTAGGTATTTGTAATGGCTTCCAAATCCTTTGTGAAGCAGGACTATTACCAGGAACATTACTACGTAACCGAGACTTAAAATTTATTTGTGATTATAGCTATGTAAAAGTTGAAAATAACCAAGGAGCATTTGTTAACTCTTATAATGCTGGAGATGTATTAAATCTACCTATCGCGCATAACGAAGGTAATTATTTTTGTGATCCAGACGATTTAGCTATGTTAAAGGAAAAAAACTGTATTTTATTTCGCTATTGCAGTAAAAATGGCGAAGTTACAGACAAATTTAACCCTAATGGCTCACTAGAAAATATTGCTGGCATCACTAACAAAGAAAAAAATGTCTTAGGTATGATGCCACATCCAGAACGAGCATCAGAAGAAATTTTAGGTAATATTGATGGTCGAGCTATTTTTTATTCTCTAAACCTTCATATGGCTGAAGTAGATAAAAAACGCCGATAG
- a CDS encoding carboxypeptidase regulatory-like domain-containing protein, with protein sequence MKKENKLVKSLFLALALTMFGGTAPDGVVAPVMAQQVTGTLGGTVTDEQGAVIPGAQVIAKNIATGTETTTTANENGIYRISALTPGTYVVKVVADGFKTTENSDVTVKLGGSTGLDVAMQVGGQADIVEVSGGEVLIERDTSQISANYDARKVADLPNSIAGGGIDTLALLTPGVVDTGDTGFSNTNGTGISANGGRGRSNNFNIDGQDNNDISVAGPAVFIDNADIVQEFQIVSNNFSAEYGQAGSAVVNIITKGGSNEFHGNLAYFFRDRKNLSTLTVQERASGLKEAPFQLSNTFNMSLGGPVVKDKLFFFASYQGIRIAEGTFAQTTAGALTLTPNGISTAAQFVSPAIANVLRMGSPFSIGIGNPTIRPDVGTRLINVNIGGRMVPLEFAAIQRTIQTPFEENFSTFRADYNASDKLRISARYLYQKGETANATGSLTNGFIGDIPSRSQQLGVTAIYQVSPRATNEFRFNYSRLRVSFGGGSGATIPSASDADQAFGFFNLPAGFIDIGPANNLPQGRINDNYQFLNNFSITSGKHTYKAGVDFKRRLTESSFLPNQNGTFNFNSLATFFNNTPQSINVAVGPNILNFTEFDQSYYFEDVFRIKDNFTLSLGVRYENTGQPINILNEITSRRESDPTTAIFRQDVPLEARVFPAIDTDNNNFAPRIGFAYTPRLNFAKKILGENKTVIRGGYGVSYDLAFYNILLNSATAAPVVFATSIIGTGVPAVPTDPTGPGIRAAITSRIPTGTSDPRLLTQTGVANDFHNPYTQQFSLGVQRQLGNNTIIEVRYVGTRGVGLFQSVNGNPQINTLARDFGTQFLPNGVQPSPNGRLVANQGLFRNRINGANSIYHSMQVRFDTRIKNLIFGTSYSFSKQIDNASEIFGTFGGGSTTAFAQDPFDTGAGERALGAYDFRHVFSTNFIYSIPLIPGLRGNKLAEKLLGGYEVSGTFRTNNGQAFTPTQFFFGSPYVDRNFANAFNSGVEFVRPFLGNPNAPASSVAIDNDTAINVFGLTNTPSPTGFYLLNSFNASPNSPGTPVTLDQVRFIANTAFTSRLFGTPYGNVARNSSRGDELFLGNFAFFKNTKISERMNIQFRAEMFNVFNHPNFGVPDPFIDNAGTSFSNVDFNDAPRRTVQFGLKLTF encoded by the coding sequence AACAGGTACCCTTGGTGGTACAGTAACTGACGAACAAGGCGCAGTAATCCCAGGTGCCCAAGTTATTGCTAAAAACATAGCAACAGGTACAGAAACAACAACTACAGCAAATGAAAATGGTATTTATCGTATTTCAGCACTAACCCCAGGAACTTATGTTGTTAAAGTTGTTGCTGATGGTTTCAAAACTACAGAAAACAGCGATGTAACTGTAAAACTTGGTGGTAGCACTGGTTTAGATGTTGCTATGCAAGTTGGTGGACAAGCTGATATAGTAGAAGTATCAGGTGGGGAAGTCTTAATTGAAAGAGATACATCCCAAATTTCTGCTAACTATGATGCTCGTAAAGTGGCTGACCTACCAAATAGTATTGCTGGTGGTGGTATTGATACTTTAGCTTTATTAACCCCAGGTGTTGTTGATACTGGTGATACAGGCTTTAGTAATACAAACGGTACAGGCATTTCTGCTAATGGTGGTCGTGGTCGTTCCAACAATTTTAACATTGATGGTCAAGACAACAATGATATTTCTGTAGCTGGCCCAGCCGTATTTATTGATAATGCTGACATTGTTCAAGAATTCCAAATTGTTAGCAACAACTTCTCTGCTGAATATGGTCAAGCAGGTAGCGCAGTAGTAAACATTATTACCAAAGGTGGTTCAAACGAATTTCATGGTAATTTAGCTTACTTCTTCCGTGATCGTAAAAATTTAAGTACTTTGACTGTTCAAGAAAGAGCATCTGGATTAAAAGAAGCACCTTTCCAACTAAGCAACACTTTCAATATGAGCTTAGGTGGCCCAGTTGTTAAAGATAAACTCTTTTTCTTTGCTAGCTATCAAGGTATTCGTATTGCTGAAGGTACATTTGCTCAAACTACAGCAGGAGCTTTAACACTTACTCCTAATGGTATTTCTACTGCTGCTCAATTTGTTAGCCCAGCAATTGCTAATGTTTTAAGAATGGGATCACCTTTTTCTATTGGCATTGGTAATCCTACAATTAGACCAGATGTTGGCACCAGACTTATTAATGTCAATATTGGTGGTAGAATGGTTCCATTAGAATTTGCTGCTATTCAACGTACAATTCAAACACCATTTGAAGAAAATTTCTCTACTTTCCGTGCAGATTATAATGCTTCAGACAAATTGCGCATTTCAGCCCGTTACCTTTATCAAAAAGGTGAAACTGCTAATGCTACTGGAAGTCTCACAAATGGATTTATTGGTGATATTCCATCTCGTAGTCAACAACTTGGTGTAACAGCTATTTATCAAGTTTCTCCACGTGCTACAAACGAATTTCGTTTTAATTATAGCCGTTTAAGAGTTAGCTTTGGTGGTGGTAGTGGTGCAACAATTCCAAGTGCAAGTGATGCAGATCAAGCATTTGGTTTCTTTAATCTACCAGCAGGGTTTATTGATATTGGCCCAGCTAATAACTTACCACAAGGCCGTATTAATGATAACTACCAGTTCTTAAATAACTTCTCTATAACTTCTGGTAAGCATACCTATAAAGCTGGCGTTGACTTTAAGCGTCGTTTAACAGAATCTAGCTTTTTACCTAACCAAAATGGTACTTTTAACTTTAATAGTTTGGCTACATTCTTTAACAACACACCTCAATCAATCAATGTTGCTGTAGGCCCAAATATTCTTAACTTTACAGAGTTTGACCAATCTTACTATTTTGAAGATGTTTTCCGTATTAAAGATAACTTTACACTTAGTTTAGGTGTTCGTTATGAAAATACTGGTCAACCAATCAACATTTTGAATGAAATTACAAGCAGAAGAGAAAGCGATCCAACCACAGCTATTTTTAGACAAGATGTACCTCTTGAAGCACGTGTTTTCCCAGCAATTGATACTGACAACAACAACTTTGCTCCTCGTATTGGTTTTGCTTACACTCCACGCTTAAACTTTGCTAAGAAGATTTTAGGCGAAAACAAGACTGTTATTCGCGGTGGTTATGGCGTTTCTTATGACCTAGCTTTCTATAATATCTTGTTAAATTCAGCTACAGCCGCTCCAGTAGTATTTGCTACTTCTATCATTGGTACAGGTGTACCAGCAGTTCCAACAGATCCAACAGGCCCTGGAATTCGCGCTGCTATAACTTCAAGAATTCCAACAGGAACTTCTGACCCACGTTTATTAACCCAAACCGGCGTTGCTAATGATTTCCATAATCCTTACACCCAACAATTTTCTTTAGGTGTTCAACGTCAATTAGGAAATAACACAATTATTGAAGTTCGCTATGTTGGAACACGTGGTGTTGGTTTATTCCAATCAGTAAATGGTAATCCACAAATCAATACACTTGCTCGTGATTTTGGAACCCAATTCTTACCTAATGGTGTTCAACCTTCTCCAAATGGTCGTTTGGTTGCTAACCAAGGATTGTTCCGTAACCGTATTAATGGTGCAAATTCTATCTATCACAGTATGCAAGTACGTTTTGATACTAGAATTAAGAACCTAATCTTTGGAACTTCTTATTCTTTCTCTAAACAAATTGATAATGCTTCTGAGATCTTTGGCACATTTGGTGGTGGCAGTACAACCGCATTTGCACAAGATCCTTTTGATACTGGCGCAGGCGAACGCGCTTTAGGTGCTTATGACTTCCGTCATGTATTTTCAACCAACTTTATTTACTCTATTCCTCTAATCCCAGGTTTACGTGGCAATAAATTGGCTGAAAAACTTTTGGGTGGTTATGAAGTTTCTGGTACTTTCCGTACTAACAACGGACAAGCTTTTACCCCAACCCAATTCTTCTTTGGTTCTCCATATGTTGACCGTAACTTTGCTAATGCCTTTAACAGTGGTGTAGAGTTTGTTCGCCCATTCTTAGGTAACCCAAATGCTCCTGCTAGTTCAGTAGCTATTGACAATGATACTGCAATCAATGTCTTTGGACTTACAAATACCCCATCACCAACAGGATTTTATCTATTAAATTCCTTTAATGCTTCTCCAAATTCTCCTGGTACTCCTGTTACATTAGATCAAGTTAGATTTATTGCTAACACTGCGTTTACTTCAAGATTATTTGGAACTCCTTATGGTAATGTTGCTCGTAACTCTTCAAGAGGCGATGAGCTTTTCTTAGGTAACTTTGCATTCTTCAAGAATACTAAGATTAGTGAAAGAATGAACATACAGTTCCGTGCTGAAATGTTCAATGTCTTTAATCATCCTAATTTTGGTGTACCAGATCCATTTATTGATAATGCTGGTACAAGTTTTTCCAATGTTGACTTTAATGATGCTCCTCGTCGTACAGTCCAATTTGGATTAAAACTCACCTTCTAA